tatataactgATGTCTGGGAGCACCATATTATAACATCACTTGTCTATGGAGTACCTGCAATTTATAGAAAAGATACATAGTATCAAGCGTAGAAGATCTATTCTAGAAAAGTAATTAATGTTTCATAGACAAGTCGTGTTAACGCTTAAGTTGTAATATAATAGTTCGGGTTCCGTGCGTTACATCGGTAAGTGCGTCAAGTCGAGGATTTCACTACGCTCTGTTAATAATAACTAATGAATAATGATACAACTTCGAACATTGCTGTAGTGAGCGAATGTTCAACCGGTCAGTACTGCACCATTTTTATGCAAATCGCGAGGTCCAAATTGTTACATTGCATAGAAATTCGTAAGTATGTTGCCTAAAGGTAAttggaaataaaaaaatgaaatgacaTATTGACTATGTGCACTGGTTATTGCGCAAACATTTGTTATGGTGTAATATTTACTCAACGCACATTTAACTTAAAACCCAAGGTCTATGTTGGCATCCATTAATTGCAATTCAAAAAAGCCATTATCATGACGTGAGAACAACTACTTGCACAATTACCTCTGTTAGAAGAGGATTGGAGTTTATGTGTAACTTATTAATACTGACTTTACTTATATTAAGTTTGTACAAGCTATTTGGTAGagatgttattaaaataaattatgcatCACATTACCAAATTACAATTCAACCAAAAAACAATAACAACAAGGGTTGATATATAACATTTTAATATGTTATATTACAATAATCGTGTCCCCTTAATAACCCGTATAAAATACCAGTCAACTTTGTTTATGAAGATCAAAATCGCAGTAACAAACAACCATTGGtgctgttttttttatataacacgAGAAGATGCACGCGACGTCGTCGTcgtttagttttttttctaatctcgtggaaactctttaattttctgggataaaaatttgcctatgtcaatttccaggatgcaagctacctctgtaccaaacctCATATAGATCAGTTAAATGGAtaggcctttaagaatcccatgggaactctttgattttccaggataaaaagtagccatctCGTTCCACAGGATGTAAACtgactttgtaccaaattttatcaaaatcagttaaattgttgggccgtgaaaagctagcagacagacagacacactttcacatttataatattagtatggattgtacaaCTTTAACATTATTGAGTGCGGCGCGCAATCTTGGTTTGCAACTCTACCACAAAATAGTCATGTTTGTACTCAAGCTTTTATTTCTGGAGAATTCTTGTAGTccattgttatttgttatattGAGCTGCTCTCTGAGAATAAAGAAAACAGAAAATTAAAGTCGAGGCGCTTTTAATACTCCATCATATCTGTGTTAAACCACCCCAAACCGCCCCCCTGGaccaaaaaaccaaattaaaccaTGTgaaaatttgttgttatagcggcgaTAGAACTAACCAAATACACATTCTCTGAAAATTTCCTctgtacctattacagttcTCGTCGACATAGATTCCTTGACCATGGGCCTAGTACAGTGTAAACTCTAGTCACCTGGGTTCCAATGCACGTAGTCGGGCGTGGCGGCGGCCTGGTACTCCTGTACCAGCTCGTCGACTACGGCGCGAGACTCGTCGAACTCCTCCAGAGATTCCTTGAACATGGGCTCCTTGCGGAACACCTCGAGGAACGCCTCACGCTTGCGCAGTTTATCGAACTGCTGCAGGCAACGGTCGAACAGCTGCCAACCAAATGACCCAGGTAAGAAGGAAACATGCAAGCTACGGGGACTGACGACATGGGGCGAATGTCGTCTATTACGAAATTAAATTAGGTTGAGCCACtgatgcctaaaataagttgttACACCCTTGTTACGGGCATCAGTGCTCTCccctaacaaaaaaataaaaaataaaaacaataaaggaaattaaaaaaaaaaaaatcaaaagcaAAAACATTCGTGACATTAAGATATAGTATGAAGTTTAATATAATTGTACCTAAGCACAAGAGTTTCGATGATCATCTTGGATTTTATTATGAATGGACTGAGAAACACAGATTTATTTGCCAATGCAGTGGCCTTCACGATAAAAGCTACCATCCTGGTACCGGGGCCTGTTTCACGGGggggaataaagaggatttatacTTTCGCAGAGCAAAGCCGCGGGTCGGTCGTAAATCACCAATAAACAATAGTACTCTGTCTGTATAGCTAGTACTCACGGAGGAGATATTGGTGTGGTTGGCGAGCAGCAGGCCGGACACCTTGTGCGAGGCGTGCACATAGGGCGAGCGCCGCGACAGCGCCACTTGTATGGAGGCCGGCCCCCACGGGATGAAGGACGCCAGCTTGCGCTCGCGGATGCGCTGGAGCGACTTGTGCACCTGTGATGGATCCACCTCACCCTGCCAACAAGAGGTGGATTCATCGCACCAATACTCATAAAATGTTTGCCTACTACAAAAACAATGCACCAAAATGGCACTTTAAAtcatttagaattaattattattgttttcacttctcatgctcgtaaattTCTCCTTTATTCTGGAATCTGGAtgtaagcggactaaaactgcttttcTGCTGTCATATAAGAATATTGTATGGAAATTTCTATAGTACCTGAGCCTAGCCACCTATACTCCCatgctctcctggtactttatGTAAGCTACAGTTGGTGTCACGCAAAAGGTCTCCgaccttgaacttgcgcagtgaGTGATATATCGCTATATACATTTGGCATTTCATTAAAAAGCCTGACattgtacctgcgcagtgggtgatttatcgatgtATGGCTACTGGCTAGTGCATATTATGTAATGACCAGAAGAGGTGAAGTATGAGAGTGAGCTGACCTACAGGTCACGGTCACGTATCACGGTTTTAGTTCTTCGCAATCGAAGTCAGAGTGTATTACTCGGTCataaaccctattttacccttgaCTTAAATATCTGCCCTCGCTTTCGGCTCGGGTCGGGCATCACGTCCAGTTTCCTGATCTTGGGCACCTACCACCTACACAGTAAAATGTCGCGTCACCTGTATGATGTTGAGGATGGAGATGTAGCAGTGCTGGTTGGCGCGGTCGGGGCTGAGCGACACCATCATGTTCTTGGGCTGCAGCAGGCGCTGCATCACGTCCAGCACCGTCGTCTTCCTGATTTTCGGCACCTGCCACCAAACGTACAGAGAAAACTTGTCAATATAACATAAGGGTAtgtgtgcactcatccgtattcggttcgtatccgtgatttttcgaagtggtcgtcatacaaatatgtacattcgattcgtattttttttcacggattcgtaaaatcacggatgagtgcacaaacgtcctTCGGCTGCTTTTACCAGGGACGTTCGATGCTGCGTAATGAGGTAAGTGTAAAACCgatgtacttatttaattttcaaagctattagtaggtatatatttcgtGTCATTCATCAGTAGTGTCGGGAGCAGACCGAAGTCCATCTCATCTCTTCATCGCCAAAACTTACATCCAATTATCTTGATGACTCCACTTCTATGAACCAATCCTTGGGGCCTAACCGATCCTACCTACTCATGTGACGATCTGAAGATTGCGAATAGCAGAGAtgagtagtagtagtagatcaGTTGTGTACTAACAGTGTTGAGCTCGTGGTCGGCCGTGAGCGGCGTGTAGCCCGTCATGAGGAAGTGCAGGCGCGGCGTGGGGATGAGCGGCGCCACCAGGCTGATCAGATCGTTGTTCATGTATGATGGGTACCTGATCAAGTGAACAttatcagtggccctaccgcggttgtttgacaactacaatgtcacgatcgcaatcatctctgattggttaatgctcgctcactattggccacaatgcattgttgcaacaaattCAGcgaatcagaacaattgagattgtaataatgattgatgcaggttttagacaatcgccctactggtgttAAGGACTATTTATTCATTGCAATATTGTAAACTTAATTGCAGCTATTGTCAGAAATTACTAGCCAACTATCAGAATGATCATGCTAaacaattttttacaaattattttaaatcttaCGTTTAATCAAACAAACAGTTGatgtatcataataatataattatattgatGCTGAATGGATGGTGCAAATTGTTTGTGTGTGCTTTCGTAGTTTTGttaaacagtttttattaattttcagatCAGGAACAACatattttcaattcaattcatttCCCAGATATTGGCTTTTCAGTGTGCTAAGTGCCAACTGGGCAtgggtgtttttttttaattaattataggcaaacgcttgactacaatcacacctgatagaaagtgatgatgctgccTAAGATGGAcgtgtttacctagaagatgcctattcacttttgttttaaagatacccgggttgtaattggtctATTTAATAAAAGAGGTACTAATGTACCTAAGTGTAGCAGTACTGGCACTCATGATAGTGGACACAAGCGTGTTGATTTGCGCGAAGGACGGGTTCTGTATGTGCAGGCGGTCGCTGGCTATCCTGTTCAGAGCCGTGTTGTCTAGCACCATCACACAGTCTGCACTCTCCGTCAAACGCTTCAGTGTGAGGAGGGAGTTGTAGGGCTGGACTACCACATCACTAAAACAAGATAAAAATGGATTGATTGTATAAATAAAGATACCTAAAAGCCAGTTTTGGTTAGGCCATTAGGTTTTGGACCAgacatcatttattttattattattaataaggttCGCTagcaatttttacaaaaatgatcttaaattacataaagttaaattacacaacgttgtatgtaaaatcatttgaaagcaaacactacatgcACATTCACACAATTTACATGCTACAATTATTAATCATACAAGTGAAATCATGAAACAATCAGCATGCATTAATTTATCTGTCATATACAAACCAAAGATAACCATGACTATAGCAGTCTTTATTAATAATTgagtaatttttaaaatgtgttgATTTAAAtaaggaatttatgaaaataaaaaatttgattataagtcccgcaatacgctaatgcgcgtggccgccaattTATTGACGTCAGCATGATACTTAAGTTTCGAgcttatggtatatttttatttcggccggtcattttgatgttaattagacatggttccagcgcaatagaaatTAGCGGGACTTATGCCACCACATTGCAGCGCTTTCGGAAAAATATATGCTCTATAAAATCATTACCATGAAGATAGGAGCTTTcgatttcattttcattttataaaaaagaaaaaacatttttattcaaaaaatccCAACTTATCACTTAAGAACTATATGGTATTAACAATATGCCCAAATGTGTTTGCCTTATTTATTCAAAAAGTTAAAAGAATCGCCAATTTCAAAGACTCCAATAGTTAATCTCACCTAATCTCATCCAAGTTGGGAAAGACACTGTAAGTCTGCACAAGTTTCTTCGGGAACCTATCGGAGAGATGCTCCAGTATGTAGGAGCCCATGCCCGAGCCAGTGCCACCCGCTATTGAGTGACAGAGTACAAAACCCTGTAAAGAAGGTCAGTGTTAACCAAACCAGTGGCCAATCTTAGTGGgcactagccaactttgccagaGATATTAGAGGGCACAAAAAGATACTaagaagtaataaaaaattaaacacactAGAAATCCCGATTTCCATCCCAAAGGAATTtggaaagtttttatttatttattcagataccagtcagttagcccttaactgcaatctcacctggtgaagTTCTGGCTTGTTCCCTTTCTATATTACAAAGAGAATCTCTGTACAATTCCCTTTCTATATTACAAAGAGAATTtcagtacaaaatttcagctttttaggTCCTAGGGCTTGTGCTGGGCATTGATAAATCAGCCAGTAAGTGAGctaggacttttctttttattatatgaGATTTTGTACTGTAGGAAATATCTTACTTCCAAGTTATCACTGCCGTCTGCCTCTCTGTTGATGATGTCAAACACTTCCTCATTCAGCTTCTCTCCCTGAGCAAACCCTGACGCCCAGTTGTTGCCTGCCCCACCGCCGTGCTTTGACAGGTACACATTCTCTTGGTTGTACAACTGAAATATAAGAGCTTTAAATAAACCTAAAACAAATAATcaatatattaaaaaagaagaatcttattatttttaaaatagaagatttttatacaaataaaattttataagtacttttgaattgtcaaatgtATCTACCACTATGTGAGCACAAATATTAAATGacataatatgaataaaattaaagtatcACTCTGAGAAAGATTTCCCTCTTCTAAAAGACAAGTATATCCCTTCCAGTGACACATTCCTATCTGACACACATTGAGTcacaataataaacaaataaataaaattcgatAGCTGACAATTGTCTGGAATAGGTAGTTGGTTATtgtttgcgacaggtcgacatggcaatcggggtcgggacgccccgcacaccaccGCGACAACacggtgcggaatagcgcgggtgacgtgcgggtgtgcggggcgtccccccgcctcataccccgactgccacctcgacctgtcgcgaactgtaGGTATAAGAAGACAACTTTAGTTGTTGAGGTTGTAAAGTTATCCTAATATTTACCTTAGCGTACGGAGAATTTAAAATTGTGTGTATTACACGAGGCTCCAAGTCTAGAAGCACAGCTCGCGGGATATAATGATTATCATCGGCTTGATAGAAAAATACATCCTTACGATCCGACCCCGCGGACGCAAACTCCTCCAAAATACCCTCGGGAGATATGCCGTGTTCTATACACAATTGCTTCCAAAACTCGAAACCAACtgcaatataatattgtttcaGAAAATGGTTAAAGAAGTCACCAGTCTATTATTATTGAGAAACAAACTTACTCTGATTGCCGCACTGGCCGAGTTGTAGCGTTATCATTTCACTTGGCATTTTAAAATAGTACGCTGCCAGCCGTCCAACAGTCGGGGAATGACTTCCTTTAAAATATATCCCTGTTTCCTAAATAATaagttctttaatttttattatttaagaaattaatCAACAAATATCTAGATTAACCGTCATAGCCGATTTTCcataatatgtaaaaagtaggtactctgtGTAGCCGATAAAAAACCAAAACAAAACCAAAGAGTATatcaaagagtattataatatacagagtatataatcactacctacGTTTTAAACCACAGAGTTTCAGACATGTCATTGTCAAAATCAGGCCCTGTCAACTGAGGGCCATAAAAGATGCATCAGTCCATTTCtttcgcactttctattcctcttTCGAAATCCACAGGACTATCTCGCTCCACTCACACAGTATTAAAGGCACATGTACATACAGCACACTCTCTCAAGATTGCTCGAATATTATTGGTCGGTGATTAGCTCCAATCGGCTTTCATTACatagaatttcaaaataaaaacgtgatgtcggttttgagagattttataacctaacctaaaaaacttaatttttctcctattgcGAGAGTTGTAAACCTTGTGGTTTAAACCTGGAAGTGTGCTGCAGTTATAACAGGATAttcgttttatatttctattttcagttttttaagggattgttttaatttagagatatagtggatgtgctctttaaacttgcctacctaatttaggcttagtaataattgttagtgtttctaaatacctacctagtatcctttttatccgatatgaggcagtgtagtgtacctaagtgtaaaagCACCTTACATTTACACGCCGTACCTTTTACCGACACAACTAGATGGAAGGCATGGTTGTTTAACTGTCCATATTTGCGTAAGTACTCCCTTAGGCAATTAGAAAATGTCAGGATTTGCGAATCCCATTTCTTACCTCGGTATATCGTAAATAATAGATTGACAAAAGATTCAATTCCCACGCTGAATTTGCATATTACACAGTCTTCTAAAAAccctaaaactaaactaaaaaccctAAAAGGTACTAAAccagtacattttaaaattgacaaatttctAGAGATATCCCCTTTACAGCGTGGTAAACCCTTCGATGTTAACATAGTCGATATCCCATCGACTTCACAATCAGACAACCAAAGTAAGAATGAGCaagcttctgttattttaaGTCCTATTGATTTAGTAAACCCCTTGCCAAATATCCCGATTCCTGACAAACAGAAGTCACCAGATTTAATTCAGCAGTCTATTTTAGAGCCAACAACTTCTATTACTCATTACTCACAACCACTGAGTCCTGCTCCTCATGAGTCCATGCATTCTGAAGTGGTATCTGCTTCACAGACAACCTTTCCTTCTGAGGATGTTCAAAGTTTCATTCCGTCTGTTCCCATGTCTTCCGAAAATGTGTCTGCTTTACAGACTAAAAGTTCCATCCTGTCAGATATCATGCCTTCTCAGGATGTGTCTGCTCTGCGTACTCCAAGTCCCATTCCATTTGATCCCATCTCTTCAGAGGATGTGTCCAATTCACAGGCTACAACTTTGATACCGTCTGATCCTATGCCTTCTGAAGTTGGGTCTGCTTTACAGACTACACCAAAACGTAAAAGAACACATTCTAGATCTCATCATAAAAAGCCAGACATAATTCCTAGAGTACGTTTagataaaaatcaagaaacCCCTCGTAAGCAGAAGCTACGTCAGggtaataaaacattaaaaataaaattacggaACATGACTATCAGATATAATAAGTTTAAGGCAAAGGTGCAAACAGtttctgataaaataaaattctttatcACAAAATATCCTATTTTGAGTAATTTCGGCAAATTATTAGTAGATTCACAGTTACGACTATCTGGTGTGAAATCTAGAGGTTCTAGATACACTAACGAAGAAAAAGTTTTTGCGCTTTCTTTATATAAATTAAGTCCAAGGTGCTACAGATATTTGCAAAAAAGATTAAGATTACCAGCTCAATCCACTATAGGCtctatattaaataatataccttTAAGACCAGgtattaatgattttatttttcagcaTTTGGCAGATgctgctaaaaataaaaattgtatgggGTTACAATGTGTATTGCTGTTTGACGAAATGGCAAttaacaaaaatttattttttaattttcataccgGTGTTATTGAAGGATTTGAAGATCTAGGAGGTGGTGAACGCACTAACAATGTTGCTGACAaagttttagtgtttatgttacGGGGCATATTTTTACCTTGGAAGCTACCTAtagcattttattttgtacgaGATGGAATTAAAACCTTCTTTctaaaaaacattattaaagaACTAACTAAGGAAATATTAAAGACAGGATTTGTTTTGAGATCAACAGTATCAGATCAAGGCTCTGCCAATGTTGCTGCGATAAACTCATTaatagctgatgcacgcgaagATTTACTTCGAAGTGGCAACGATGGGTGTAATATAATACATTATGTCATcgaaggaaacaaaatatatcatatatatgatgtcccacatttactcaaatgtttccgcaataattttcagaagaagGACTTGCTCATCGGGAGTCAGCGTGCTCAGTGGGACTACATTGAGAAGCTGTTTGCTGTTGATGGTGTGGCAGGTGTTGGGTGGTCTACCAAATTAACAGACAAACATGTGAAACCAAATTCATATGACAAGATGAAGGCAAGTAACTTTTGCTTTGTAACAATAGCTTTGTGATAATGTCCTTGCCATggaaaaatccaataaaactaCGGTGCGCAGACCTTAGTTGTTGGTACTAAAACTTCTTGTTTTCGTGGTGTCTATGTGATCACGTTTTTGAAAGCACTATCTCCGAAACTATGGGTTGTAGACCCTGTTGTTGGTCCATTTTAAGTTTCAGCTTACAAAATTCTCATCACATGATCACATAGACACCATGAAAACAAGAAGTACCAATAACCAGGGTCGGCGCCCAATAGTGTCGaagataattatgagcatactaggtgatgcccgcgacttcgtccgcgtggatttacatttttcaaaatcccgcgggaactctttgattttccgggataaaaagcagcctatgtgttaatccagggtataatctatctccattccaaatttcatccaaagccgttcaaagtcaaagtcaaatgatttattcaaaataggtaataaattactcttattgattgtctggtatagtgttagatttgtaagataatatagtggtgataattataacgcaaacttaaaactaaagctacgagggttccaaacgcgcccaggtctgagaagagcccacaacaaactcagccgggtattcttttta
This genomic stretch from Maniola hyperantus chromosome 2, iAphHyp1.2, whole genome shotgun sequence harbors:
- the gammaTub37C gene encoding tubulin gamma-2 chain, with product MPSEMITLQLGQCGNQIGFEFWKQLCIEHGISPEGILEEFASAGSDRKDVFFYQADDNHYIPRAVLLDLEPRVIHTILNSPYAKLYNQENVYLSKHGGGAGNNWASGFAQGEKLNEEVFDIINREADGSDNLEGFVLCHSIAGGTGSGMGSYILEHLSDRFPKKLVQTYSVFPNLDEISDVVVQPYNSLLTLKRLTESADCVMVLDNTALNRIASDRLHIQNPSFAQINTLVSTIMSASTATLRYPSYMNNDLISLVAPLIPTPRLHFLMTGYTPLTADHELNTVPKIRKTTVLDVMQRLLQPKNMMVSLSPDRANQHCYISILNIIQGEVDPSQVHKSLQRIRERKLASFIPWGPASIQVALSRRSPYVHASHKVSGLLLANHTNISSLFDRCLQQFDKLRKREAFLEVFRKEPMFKESLEEFDESRAVVDELVQEYQAAATPDYVHWNPESSSI